One Candidatus Schekmanbacteria bacterium genomic window carries:
- a CDS encoding 3-hydroxyacyl-CoA dehydrogenase family protein, which yields MNRLKIKKTSVAGIGTMGSGIVIALVISGFPVTAYDIDEDALLRGKKNVEAFLSQSVKRGKISEKEKEVYLSNIDWTSSIENLAESDAVVEAIYEDLKVKRDFFAKLDSIAKPDCIFITNTSTLSVTSIASCCRRHEKVVGIHFCNPAPLMKLVEIAFTPLTSDEVKEEIFSFVKKLGKEYVITNDAPGHIVNQLLMPFWADAVRIFEEKTATAKDIDALCRLGFGLPKGPLEMIDIAGLPIMVTVLESLYNEYGEKRYKPPHLLRKYAQSGFVGRKCGKGFYVYEKKGEFGTTDEKKKDEKVSTIKTSFGKIGVVGFGTMGRGIAQTASESGYEVAVVELNDSQRKDGLSFIERMVKGRAEKGKIDKKEIGNIIARINLSDDFSVLSGCDIVIEAVFEKAELKKKVFTNIEEVVEDDTIIASNTSCIPLTELASALKKPERACGIHYFNPAPLMKVVEIVKAMQSTDAVIDKACKFIQSEGKIPVVSKDVPGFISNRLLIPYLFQAFRKFDQGLASIEDIDKAMVLGAGFPMGPFKVSDLIGLDVLLQIGEFMYAETGDPDFAPPSLLRRMIAAGYIGRKRGKGFYNYNNC from the coding sequence GTGAATAGATTGAAAATAAAAAAAACATCAGTAGCTGGAATCGGTACAATGGGTTCTGGCATAGTCATAGCCCTTGTTATATCAGGTTTTCCTGTTACTGCTTACGATATTGATGAAGATGCCCTTTTGCGTGGAAAGAAAAATGTTGAGGCATTCCTATCACAAAGCGTTAAACGGGGAAAGATAAGTGAGAAGGAAAAGGAAGTTTATCTTTCAAATATAGATTGGACTTCAAGTATTGAAAATTTGGCAGAATCGGATGCGGTAGTTGAAGCAATTTATGAAGATTTGAAGGTAAAAAGAGATTTTTTTGCAAAACTCGATTCCATAGCAAAGCCTGACTGTATATTTATAACGAATACCTCAACACTTTCCGTAACTTCCATAGCATCTTGTTGCCGAAGGCATGAAAAGGTAGTCGGTATACACTTTTGCAACCCTGCCCCTCTTATGAAGCTTGTTGAAATCGCTTTTACACCGTTGACTTCAGATGAAGTAAAGGAGGAAATCTTTTCCTTTGTGAAAAAACTCGGGAAAGAGTATGTGATTACAAATGATGCGCCGGGACACATAGTAAATCAATTATTGATGCCTTTTTGGGCTGACGCAGTCAGGATATTTGAAGAAAAAACTGCAACTGCCAAAGATATAGATGCTCTCTGCCGTCTTGGATTTGGGCTTCCGAAAGGTCCCCTTGAAATGATTGACATTGCCGGGCTTCCCATAATGGTTACAGTGCTCGAGAGTCTATATAATGAATATGGAGAGAAAAGATACAAACCGCCACACCTTTTGAGGAAATATGCCCAAAGTGGTTTTGTAGGTAGAAAATGTGGGAAAGGATTTTATGTCTACGAAAAAAAGGGTGAATTTGGGACTACAGATGAGAAGAAAAAAGATGAAAAAGTTTCAACTATAAAGACATCCTTTGGAAAAATTGGCGTTGTAGGTTTTGGCACTATGGGTAGAGGTATTGCACAGACTGCCTCGGAGTCAGGATATGAAGTTGCTGTGGTTGAGTTGAATGATTCTCAAAGAAAAGATGGTTTGTCATTCATTGAAAGAATGGTGAAAGGAAGAGCTGAAAAGGGAAAAATCGATAAAAAAGAAATAGGAAATATCATTGCGAGGATAAATCTCTCAGATGATTTTTCAGTTTTATCGGGCTGTGATATTGTAATAGAAGCGGTATTTGAAAAAGCAGAATTAAAGAAAAAGGTATTTACAAATATAGAAGAAGTTGTGGAAGATGATACAATAATTGCTTCAAATACTTCCTGTATTCCTTTGACAGAGCTTGCTTCAGCCCTGAAAAAGCCTGAAAGGGCGTGCGGAATTCATTATTTCAATCCTGCTCCACTTATGAAAGTTGTTGAGATTGTCAAGGCAATGCAATCGACTGATGCAGTAATTGACAAAGCTTGCAAATTTATCCAATCGGAAGGAAAAATTCCTGTAGTTTCAAAGGATGTGCCGGGATTCATTTCAAATCGCCTTTTGATCCCCTATCTTTTTCAAGCATTCAGGAAATTCGATCAGGGGCTTGCTTCGATCGAGGATATTGACAAAGCAATGGTACTCGGTGCCGGTTTCCCTATGGGACCTTTCAAAGTTTCGGATCTCATAGGCCTTGATGTGCTTCTTCAGATTGGAGAATTTATGTATGCTGAAACTGGAGATCCTGATTTTGCACCTCCGTCCCTATTGAGAAGAATGATAGCGGCAGGATATATTGGCAGGAAAAGAGGGAAAGGTTTTTACAACTATAACAATTGTTGA